In Natronococcus sp. AD-5, the genomic window CAGAAGCGGAGTCAGTTTGTGCGCGGTCCGCACGTTCGCCTCGAACCGGAGGATCTCCTCGGCGATGACCGCGCCGCGCCAGGTCAACCGAAATCGACCACCGACCTTCTCGATGAATCCCTGCTCGTCGAGCCACTGCGTGTAGCGGTGGCTCGTCGCCCGCGAGACGTCGAGGCGCGCTTCGATCTCCCGGCGGTCGAGCGGTTTCTCCAACAGTACTTCGAGGACTGGGCCGTGTCGAACGATGTCGCCGAGCAAATCCGTATCGACGCGGTCGCCCGCGATGTCCAGGCGCTTGCCGAGATAGCGACGCTTCCGTTCGTTTTCCAAGATCGCCTCCAGGACCGGCGAACCCGGCGGCGGGCGTCGATCGTCACCCGATCGGTCGTCTTGGTCGGGCCCCATGTGACTCACTAGCTAGACAATCGGTAACGGGGGTAGTAACTCTACCCCGTACACACTTCGAAATTCATCTCACCGTCTGAAAGGGTACTCTCGACGTCGAACGCTGCTCGATAGGAGAGGCCAACGACCGTCACGTCGTACGGGTTGGCATGGCACAACTGCCGATCGGCGACGATCAGATAGAACCGTTCGAGGCGACGTTGCACGGACCCGTGATCCGACCTGACGACGCCGACTACGATGACGCGCGTGCGGTGTGGAACGGGATGATCGACAAGCATCCGGCCCTGATCGCGCGGTGTCGTGGTGTCGGTGACGTCATCAACGCGGTACACTTCGCCCGCGAGAACGACCTCCGCGTGGCGGTCCGCGGCGGCGGGCACAACGTCGCCGGGACCGCCGTCTGCGACGACGGGCTCGTCATCGACCTCTCGGAGATGAGGGGCGTGCGGGTGGACCCCGACGCGCGTACTGCGTGGGTCCAGGCCGGCGCCACGTGGGCGGACGTGGACCACGAAACCCATACGTTCGACCTGGCGACACCCGGTGGTCTCGTCTCGGAGACCGGCGTCGCGGGACTAACCCTCGGCGGAGGGTTGGGCCACCTCCGCTGCAAGTACGGCTTGACCTGCGATAACCTCGCATCGATCAAGCTGGTCACGGCAGACGGTGATTACCTGACCGCCAGCGAGGACGAGAACGCGGAGCTGTTCTGGGCGCTTCGTGGCGGTGGCGGGAACTTCGGGGTGGTCACCGGCTTCGAGTTCGACCTTCATCCCATCGGACCCGAGGTAGCGACCTGCCTGGTCTTCTATCCAGGAGATCGGATAGCAGAGTGCCTGCGAGCGTACCGCGAGTACGTTGCATCCGCGCCCGTGGAAGTCAGCACGCTTGCGCTGGCGGGCGTGATGCCCGATGAGAAACTCTTCCCCGCGGACGCCGTGGACGAACCGAAGATCGGAATTGTGGGCTGTTACGCGGGGTCGGTCGCGGACGGTGAACGCGCGCTGCTGCCCCTGCGGGAGATCGACGAGCCGATCGCCGACTTCAGCGGGCCGATGCCGTACGTGGAGCTCCAGCAGCTCTTCGACGAGGACTATCCCGATGGGGTGCGCTACTACTGGAAGTCGCTGTATTTGGACGGCCTGTCGGAGTCCGCCATTGATCGCATCGCCTACTGGACCGATGTGGCCCCTTCCCCGCTCTCGACGGTCGATGTCTGGCAGTTAGGAGGCGCAATCGCCCAGGTTACCGTCGAGGACAGTGCATTCGCGGGGCGGCACGCTCCTTTCTTGCTGGGCGTCGAAGCGAACTGGGAACGTCCGGAGGACGACGACGCGAACGTCGAGTGGGTGCGCGACTGTCTCGACGACATGCGCCAGTTCTCGGATGGCTCGGTCTATCTGAATTTCCCGGGGTTCCTCGAAGAGAACGACGACACGATGCGGACCACTTTTGGGCCGACGTACGAGCGATTGGTCGCGCTGAAGGACGAGTACGACCCGACGAACGTGTTTAGCCTCAACCAGAACATCGCACCGTCAGGAAGCGCTCAAACCGGCGGCGGGGGAAGCTATGAGTGACCACGAAGAATCGGTGGTGGTCTGGAAGCAGTCGCCGGCGGTCCAGACTGCGTTGGCGAGCATACTCGTAGCTCTACTGGGTATTCTGCTGGTCGCATCAGCACCCAGCGGGTCTAGACCGGCAATTGCCACAGTCGGGCTCGTCTTGACGGAAGCGCTCGTGTTGTACGTCGGATATGGAGCACTGACGCGAGTCGTCAGTCCGGCCGCCCGTGAACTACTCGGGAGTCACTAACCATGGAGATCCTCAATCTCGGTATCGTAACGATTGGCCTTCTCGTCGGATTCGGCCTGGTGATCGGCATCCTCTTCGGATTCTTCGGGATGGGCGGGTCGTTCCTCGTGACGCCGGCACTGCTGGTGGCGGGATATCCGGCAACGGTGGCGGTCG contains:
- a CDS encoding FAD-binding oxidoreductase — encoded protein: MAQLPIGDDQIEPFEATLHGPVIRPDDADYDDARAVWNGMIDKHPALIARCRGVGDVINAVHFARENDLRVAVRGGGHNVAGTAVCDDGLVIDLSEMRGVRVDPDARTAWVQAGATWADVDHETHTFDLATPGGLVSETGVAGLTLGGGLGHLRCKYGLTCDNLASIKLVTADGDYLTASEDENAELFWALRGGGGNFGVVTGFEFDLHPIGPEVATCLVFYPGDRIAECLRAYREYVASAPVEVSTLALAGVMPDEKLFPADAVDEPKIGIVGCYAGSVADGERALLPLREIDEPIADFSGPMPYVELQQLFDEDYPDGVRYYWKSLYLDGLSESAIDRIAYWTDVAPSPLSTVDVWQLGGAIAQVTVEDSAFAGRHAPFLLGVEANWERPEDDDANVEWVRDCLDDMRQFSDGSVYLNFPGFLEENDDTMRTTFGPTYERLVALKDEYDPTNVFSLNQNIAPSGSAQTGGGGSYE
- a CDS encoding DUF7512 family protein → MLVASAPSGSRPAIATVGLVLTEALVLYVGYGALTRVVSPAARELLGSH